The window AGGCCATCCCGCCTGGATCGGGATCGTCTTTGCCGATCGCTCAAGAGGCGCCCACCATCAGCGGGCGCTATTCGATTGGCGGGACCACGGTGATGCCGTTTTTGGGGGCCAGCTTCGGCGGCGGTTACATGTCAGATGTCGATCGTTCCGTGAATAACCGTCTTTCCGCTCCGGCGGAGTCCGGGCTCCGCAGCTTGTTCGGGCAGAGCTTCGTGCCAAACGAATTCCGGCTGGGCATTCGCATCCCGTTTTAACGCGGCCTCGTCCGCGGCCATCCATGCTTTTCTCGGTATCCCCTTCGTTCCGCAAGAAGCCGGTCAGCGCGGCACGGAGCGGCGGATCAGTTCTTCCTGTACCTGGTCGTAGGCCAATTGTTTGGTGCCTGATTCCTGCTCGGTCAGCGGGAGCGTTCCCGTGTTTTTCCACAGGGCCTGGTCTGGCAGGGCGTTGAGCAGTTCCGAAGAGTCCTCGGCCGAAGGACGGGGCCCCATTTCCGTGAGGCCCCGGAAGTAGGCGCCTTCTTCGATGGAGAACAGCGGGGCCTGCACGTCGCCGATCTGCACGGCGGATTTCAGCAGCTGCACTTTGTCGGACGCGGCGACGGTGCCGTGAATCTTCCCGCTGCTGATGAGCGTGCCGACGGAGACGGTGCCACGGATGACGGCATGTTCGCCGACGACGAGGACGCCCTTGGTATGGATCTCTCCTTCAAAGCAACTGTCGAGCTGGACGGTGCCTTCGAAATGGACGACGCCTTTGAAGGTGACGTCTTTGCCGAGCACGGTAAAATTCTCGCCGCCGTTCTGACTGACTTTCTGCTTCTTGGTTTCCCACATACGGTTCCTCCTTACGCGACGGGCGCATCCTGGACGACACCTGTGATGGACTATACATGGGGCAGTTCAGCAACATCCGTGCCTTCTGGGAATTCGGCAATTGTTCAGCAGTATCCGCTACCTAGCTCGGAGCATGATGAGAGGCGGACTATCTGCCTGTAGGTGAGGGGAGTCAGGTCGGAGGGTCGTCGGGTTGGTGTGCGCAGTTCTCGAGGCAGTGGCCTCTGGCGCGTGGCTGCCCGGTTGCCTCCTGTGCTAGGCTTCCGCCCATGTGCGGACGGTTTGCCCAAACGGCTTCGGCCTCGATGATCGCGCAACAGTTTGGCGTCGCGGTGCCGCCTGGGCTTACGGCTCGGTACAATATCGCCCCGTCACAACCGGTCGCTGTGATTCGGATCGCGCCGGGGGCCGCCAGCCGTGAGCTGGTGCCGGTGCGCTGGGGGCTGATTCCCTCCTGGGCCAAGGACCCCAAGGTCGGGTTTCAGTGCATCAATGCCAAGGCGGAGACGGTGGCGGAGAAGCCGTCGTTTCGTGGCGCCTTCAAGGCCCGGCGCTGCCTGGTGCTGGCAACGGGGTTTTATGAGTGGCAGGTTCAGGGCCGGGTGAAGCAGCCGATGTGGATCGGGTTGAAGAGCCGCGGGGCCTTTGCCTTTGCCGGCCTGTGGGAGCAGTGGCGGCCTCCGGACGGGGAGGCGATCGAATCCTGTACGATCCTCACGACGGACCCGAACGAGCTGCTGCAACCGATTCACAATCGGATGCCGGTGATTCTGCCGCCCGATTCGTATGGCCAGTGGATGGACCCGCACGTTCAGCAGGCCGCTTCTCTCACGGCCCTTCTTCGTCCCTATCCCAGTGAGGAATTGGAGGCCTACCAGGTTGGCACGCTGGTGAATAATCCACGGCATGATGCTCCGGACTGTCTTGAGTCGGTTCCGATATAGAGAAATCTCAAGGCAGAGGTGCTTTCCCTGGCTAACATAGCAGTCGCTATATATCGCGACTCTCGTTAAGCCGATCGCGATATTTAGCGATTCTCATCGCGCACTTCTTGCGGCGTTCTTCCGTTAAAACGCCGTACTCACTCAACATTTCAATATTTTACATGTTCTTATCGCCATGGGTTTGTCGGCATAGTAATTGCCATTATAAGTGGCGCCGCGTTCCCAGTGCTGGGCAA is drawn from Nitrospira sp. and contains these coding sequences:
- a CDS encoding polymer-forming cytoskeletal protein; translated protein: MWETKKQKVSQNGGENFTVLGKDVTFKGVVHFEGTVQLDSCFEGEIHTKGVLVVGEHAVIRGTVSVGTLISSGKIHGTVAASDKVQLLKSAVQIGDVQAPLFSIEEGAYFRGLTEMGPRPSAEDSSELLNALPDQALWKNTGTLPLTEQESGTKQLAYDQVQEELIRRSVPR
- a CDS encoding SOS response-associated peptidase, encoding MCGRFAQTASASMIAQQFGVAVPPGLTARYNIAPSQPVAVIRIAPGAASRELVPVRWGLIPSWAKDPKVGFQCINAKAETVAEKPSFRGAFKARRCLVLATGFYEWQVQGRVKQPMWIGLKSRGAFAFAGLWEQWRPPDGEAIESCTILTTDPNELLQPIHNRMPVILPPDSYGQWMDPHVQQAASLTALLRPYPSEELEAYQVGTLVNNPRHDAPDCLESVPI